In one Natronosalvus amylolyticus genomic region, the following are encoded:
- the rbsK gene encoding ribokinase, whose product MSTDAEGDDVVSSGGRVTVVGSYNAGFVIDVDEIPVPGETVLGSDFAEGPGGKGSNQAIGVARLGANASFVGCVGDDHYGDEAFDLWAREDVDVEAVERIDDVATGAGFVIVDENGENAIAVAPGANAELHADHVADAHEQIRNADVVLCQLEIGDEAVGRAVELASDAGVPTVLNPAPARELPATILESVDYLTPNVTEARLLAGHEPDADVPNETVGHELLELGVGCVVMTVGEDGALIITEDDLERIPAPVVDVVDTTGAGDAFNAGFAVALTAGLDVTAATRFGCRTGAHCVTAREVIPGLPTREDLEGIPRPDR is encoded by the coding sequence GTGAGTACTGACGCGGAGGGAGACGATGTGGTCTCCTCGGGTGGTCGAGTGACTGTCGTCGGGAGCTACAACGCCGGCTTCGTGATCGACGTGGACGAGATACCAGTTCCCGGCGAGACCGTTCTCGGCTCGGATTTCGCCGAAGGCCCCGGCGGAAAGGGGTCGAATCAGGCTATCGGCGTGGCCAGACTCGGGGCGAACGCCTCGTTCGTGGGCTGTGTAGGCGACGACCACTACGGCGACGAAGCGTTCGACCTCTGGGCACGAGAGGACGTCGACGTCGAAGCCGTCGAGCGCATCGACGACGTCGCAACCGGGGCGGGGTTCGTCATCGTCGACGAAAACGGAGAGAACGCCATCGCGGTCGCTCCGGGGGCGAACGCCGAACTCCATGCCGATCACGTTGCCGATGCCCACGAACAAATTCGGAACGCCGACGTGGTGCTTTGCCAACTCGAGATTGGTGACGAGGCCGTCGGACGAGCCGTCGAACTCGCTTCGGACGCGGGCGTTCCGACCGTACTAAATCCCGCCCCTGCCAGAGAACTCCCGGCCACAATCCTCGAGTCGGTCGACTACCTGACGCCAAATGTGACCGAAGCGCGACTGCTGGCTGGTCACGAACCGGACGCGGATGTCCCGAACGAAACCGTCGGTCACGAACTGCTCGAGTTGGGTGTCGGCTGCGTGGTCATGACGGTCGGCGAAGACGGAGCCCTGATTATCACCGAGGACGACCTCGAGCGCATTCCGGCGCCCGTCGTCGACGTGGTCGATACCACAGGTGCCGGGGACGCGTTCAACGCCGGTTTTGCGGTGGCGCTGACGGCTGGCCTCGACGTCACCGCAGCAACTCGGTTTGGGTGTCGAACCGGGGCCCACTGTGTCACCGCTCGAGAGGTTATTCCGGGATTGCCCACGCGGGAGGACCTCGAAGGAATTCCACGGCCAGACCGATGA
- the deoC gene encoding deoxyribose-phosphate aldolase: MTYTTDDIAGRIQHTEVTPTADRERIDELCDECLEYGFDGAMVQPCWVPHVAERLADSEVTVCTAVGFPMGGDRPLTKAVAIRDAVAAGAEEIDVMPNIGFVRSGNDQAVREELETIVDAAGDATVKIMLELAALSPERREFLTQAAVDAGFDYIKNSSGWGAGGKADVETVSFLSEYATPETKVKASGGIKTFEDAVELLEAGAELLGASSGVEIVTGEVGEGEY, translated from the coding sequence ATGACATACACCACTGACGATATTGCCGGGCGAATTCAGCACACTGAGGTGACGCCAACGGCAGATCGAGAGCGCATCGACGAACTCTGTGACGAGTGCCTCGAGTACGGGTTCGATGGGGCGATGGTCCAGCCGTGTTGGGTACCCCACGTCGCAGAGAGACTCGCTGATTCGGAGGTCACCGTCTGTACGGCTGTCGGGTTCCCGATGGGCGGTGACCGACCGCTGACGAAGGCGGTCGCCATACGAGACGCAGTCGCCGCCGGAGCGGAGGAAATCGACGTCATGCCGAATATCGGTTTCGTGAGGTCCGGGAACGACCAGGCCGTCCGAGAGGAACTCGAGACCATCGTCGACGCGGCCGGTGACGCGACCGTCAAGATCATGCTCGAACTCGCGGCCCTCTCGCCCGAGCGCCGGGAATTTCTGACGCAGGCGGCCGTCGACGCGGGGTTCGATTACATCAAAAACTCGAGTGGCTGGGGTGCCGGCGGCAAAGCCGACGTCGAGACCGTGTCGTTCCTGAGCGAGTACGCGACCCCGGAAACGAAGGTGAAAGCGAGTGGCGGTATCAAGACGTTCGAGGATGCCGTCGAACTGCTCGAGGCGGGGGCGGAGTTGCTGGGTGCCTCGAGCGGTGTCGAAATCGTCACCGGCGAGGTGGGCGAGGGTGAGTACTGA
- the rpl4p gene encoding 50S ribosomal protein L4: MQATVRDLDGADAGEIDLPAVFETNYRPDLIARAVRVAQANRKQAYGADEFAGMRTPAESFGSGRGMAHVPRQNGRARRVPQAVKGRKAHPPKAEKDQGESINKKERQLATRSAIAATTDADVVTERGHVFDEETELPLVVSDEFEDLVKTKEVVSFLEAVGVDGDIERADEGRNVRSGQGKLRGRKYQSPKSILFVTSSETGPSRAARNLAGADVATAAEVNAEDLAPGTQAGRLTVWTESAVEEVADR, encoded by the coding sequence ATGCAGGCAACAGTACGAGACCTGGACGGCGCAGACGCGGGGGAGATCGACCTCCCGGCGGTGTTCGAGACGAACTACCGCCCGGACCTGATCGCTCGCGCGGTTCGCGTCGCACAGGCAAACCGAAAACAGGCCTACGGTGCCGACGAGTTCGCCGGGATGCGGACTCCCGCCGAATCGTTCGGCAGCGGCCGCGGGATGGCTCACGTCCCCCGACAGAACGGACGCGCTCGACGCGTTCCACAGGCTGTCAAAGGACGCAAAGCCCACCCGCCGAAGGCCGAGAAAGACCAGGGCGAATCGATCAACAAGAAAGAGCGACAGCTCGCCACCCGAAGCGCCATCGCCGCGACGACCGACGCAGACGTCGTCACAGAGCGTGGCCACGTCTTCGACGAGGAGACCGAACTTCCGCTGGTCGTCAGCGACGAGTTCGAAGACCTCGTCAAGACCAAGGAGGTCGTCTCCTTCCTCGAGGCAGTCGGTGTCGACGGCGACATCGAACGCGCCGACGAGGGGCGAAACGTTCGCTCCGGCCAGGGCAAACTCCGTGGCCGAAAATACCAGTCTCCGAAGTCGATCCTCTTCGTGACCTCGAGCGAGACCGGTCCGTCGCGCGCTGCCCGCAACCTCGCGGGTGCCGACGTGGCGACCGCCGCCGAGGTCAACGCGGAGGATCTGGCACCGGGTACGCAGGCCGGTCGACTGACCGTCTGGACCGAGAGCGCCGTCGAGGAGGTGGCTGACCGATGA
- a CDS encoding 50S ribosomal protein L3 — translation MPQPNAPRKGSLGFGPRQRATSEVPRFNSWPDDDGQPSLQGFAGYKAGMTHVVMVDDTANSPTEGMEETVPVTIVETPPMRAVALRAYENTPYGQQPITEVWTTEFIDELDRVLDVPGDDYDADAAEDELRGALEEGRVDDVRVITHTVPGSVPSVPKKKPDVMETRVGGGSVNDRVDFALELVHEGGEHEMNDVFRAGEYVDASGVTKGKGTQGPVKRWGVQKRKGKHARQGWRRRIGNLGPWNPSRVRSTVPQQGQTGYHQRTELNKRLVDIGDGDDASVDGGFVNYGEVDGPHALIKGSLPGPNKRLLRFRPAIRPGDQPRLDPEVRYVSTASNQG, via the coding sequence ATGCCACAACCAAACGCACCACGCAAAGGCTCACTCGGATTCGGTCCACGACAGCGGGCGACCAGCGAGGTCCCACGCTTTAACTCGTGGCCGGATGACGACGGACAGCCATCGCTCCAGGGCTTCGCGGGCTACAAGGCCGGCATGACCCACGTGGTAATGGTCGACGACACCGCAAACTCGCCGACCGAGGGAATGGAAGAGACCGTTCCCGTCACCATCGTGGAGACGCCGCCAATGCGCGCCGTCGCCCTGCGTGCGTACGAGAACACACCGTATGGACAGCAACCGATTACCGAGGTCTGGACGACCGAGTTCATCGACGAACTCGACCGCGTCCTCGACGTCCCCGGAGACGACTACGACGCCGATGCCGCCGAAGACGAACTTCGTGGGGCACTCGAGGAAGGTCGTGTGGATGACGTTCGCGTCATCACCCACACCGTCCCCGGCAGCGTCCCCTCGGTCCCCAAGAAGAAACCCGACGTGATGGAAACGCGTGTTGGCGGCGGCTCCGTCAACGACCGCGTCGATTTCGCGCTCGAACTCGTCCACGAGGGCGGGGAGCACGAGATGAACGACGTCTTCCGCGCCGGCGAGTACGTCGACGCGAGCGGCGTCACGAAAGGGAAAGGAACGCAAGGTCCCGTCAAGCGATGGGGCGTCCAGAAGCGCAAGGGCAAACACGCCCGGCAGGGATGGCGCCGCCGCATCGGGAACCTCGGTCCGTGGAATCCAAGCCGCGTTCGCTCGACCGTGCCACAGCAGGGTCAGACCGGCTACCACCAGCGGACTGAACTGAACAAACGCCTCGTCGATATCGGCGACGGCGACGACGCGTCTGTCGACGGCGGCTTCGTCAACTACGGCGAAGTCGACGGCCCACACGCGTTGATCAAGGGCTCGCTCCCCGGGCCGAACAAGCGCCTCCTGCGCTTCCGCCCGGCGATCCGACCCGGAGACCAGCCGCGTCTCGATCCCGAGGTGCGCTACGTCTCCACCGCATCCAACCAGGGATAA
- a CDS encoding 50S ribosomal protein L23, which produces MSSLIEFPLVTEKAMNDMDFENKLQFLVNVDASKPEIRDEVEDRFDVTVDKVNTQITMQGKKKATVTLSDDDDAQEVASRIGVF; this is translated from the coding sequence ATGAGCAGTCTCATCGAGTTCCCCCTCGTGACGGAGAAGGCCATGAACGACATGGACTTCGAGAACAAGCTCCAGTTCCTGGTCAACGTCGACGCCAGCAAACCCGAAATTCGGGACGAAGTCGAAGACCGCTTCGACGTCACAGTCGACAAGGTTAACACACAGATCACGATGCAGGGCAAAAAGAAAGCGACGGTGACCCTGAGCGACGACGACGATGCTCAGGAAGTCGCCTCCCGAATTGGGGTGTTCTAA
- the rpmC gene encoding 50S ribosomal protein L29, with amino-acid sequence MAILHVDEIRDMTPAERQAELEDLETELLNANAVLAAGGAPENPGEIGELKRTIARVKTIQREEGDLDEDEE; translated from the coding sequence ATGGCGATCTTGCACGTTGACGAAATCCGCGACATGACGCCTGCTGAACGGCAGGCAGAACTCGAGGATCTCGAGACGGAACTGCTGAACGCCAACGCTGTCCTCGCCGCCGGTGGTGCCCCGGAGAATCCGGGCGAAATCGGCGAACTCAAGCGGACGATCGCGCGGGTCAAGACGATCCAGCGAGAAGAAGGCGATCTCGACGAAGACGAGGAATAA
- a CDS encoding 30S ribosomal protein S19 — protein sequence MSQEYRTGREGEEFTYRGHTLEELQDLELEEVAELLPARQRRSIVRGFSVEQEKLLEKAREKDEQETANSPIRTHLRNMPVLPEFVGLTFAVYNGQNFERVRVEPEMIGHYLGEFQLTRTSVSHGQAGIGATRSSKFVPLK from the coding sequence ATGAGTCAGGAGTACCGAACCGGCCGTGAGGGTGAGGAGTTCACCTACCGCGGTCACACGCTCGAGGAGCTTCAGGATCTGGAGCTCGAGGAAGTCGCTGAACTGCTGCCGGCACGCCAGCGACGAAGTATCGTGCGCGGGTTTTCAGTCGAGCAAGAGAAGTTGCTCGAGAAAGCTCGCGAGAAAGACGAACAGGAGACGGCCAACTCCCCGATCCGGACGCATCTGCGCAACATGCCGGTGCTCCCGGAGTTCGTTGGCCTGACGTTCGCTGTCTACAACGGACAGAACTTCGAACGCGTTCGCGTCGAACCCGAAATGATCGGCCACTACCTCGGTGAGTTCCAGCTCACCCGAACGTCGGTCTCACACGGACAGGCCGGTATCGGTGCGACGCGATCGTCGAAGTTCGTCCCACTGAAGTGA
- a CDS encoding 30S ribosomal protein S17: MAIGLDVETPPEPENPEEYDYEKCPFYGELSVRGQILVGTVVSTDMDKTVVVEREYDVTVPKYDRQMKRRSRIPAHVPGVLEPLSVGDSVKIAETRPLSKTKSHVVVEVTQEATETDVAELTLEEEHDPQLSTEDIVGDASNDGDA, from the coding sequence ATGGCAATAGGACTAGACGTTGAAACCCCTCCGGAACCAGAGAACCCGGAGGAATACGACTACGAGAAGTGTCCGTTCTACGGCGAATTGTCCGTTCGAGGTCAGATCCTCGTCGGCACCGTCGTCTCTACGGACATGGACAAGACCGTAGTCGTCGAGCGAGAGTACGACGTGACGGTACCCAAATACGACCGTCAAATGAAACGTCGCTCGCGCATTCCGGCACACGTGCCGGGCGTGCTCGAGCCGCTCTCGGTTGGCGATTCGGTCAAAATAGCAGAGACCCGACCACTGTCGAAGACGAAATCGCACGTGGTCGTCGAAGTAACACAGGAAGCGACCGAAACCGACGTCGCCGAGTTGACGCTGGAAGAAGAACACGATCCCCAGCTGTCGACCGAAGACATCGTTGGCGACGCATCGAACGACGGTGATGCCTGA
- a CDS encoding 50S ribosomal protein L2, which yields MGRRIFGQRRGRGAPTFRAPSHRYKAKLEHKRADDSDVVSGTVVGIEHDPARSAPIAAVEFEDGDQRLILVPEGVAVGEEIQVGVSAEIKPGNTLPLAEIPEGVPVCNVEAKPGDGGRFARASGVNADLITHDRKAAVVQLPSGEVKRLDPQCRATVGVVAGGGRTEKPFVKAGKKHHKMRARGIKWPRVRGVAMNAVDHPFGGGGRQHPGRPKSVSKNAPPGRKVGDIASRRTGRGGNK from the coding sequence ATGGGACGACGAATCTTCGGCCAACGACGTGGCCGCGGTGCACCAACGTTCCGTGCCCCATCACACCGCTACAAAGCCAAACTCGAGCACAAACGTGCGGACGATTCCGACGTCGTGTCGGGAACGGTCGTCGGCATCGAGCATGATCCGGCTCGATCGGCACCGATCGCCGCCGTGGAGTTCGAAGATGGCGACCAGCGACTCATCCTCGTTCCCGAGGGCGTCGCTGTCGGTGAGGAGATCCAGGTCGGCGTCAGCGCCGAGATCAAACCCGGAAACACGCTTCCGCTCGCTGAGATTCCGGAAGGGGTCCCGGTGTGCAACGTCGAGGCCAAGCCGGGCGACGGCGGCCGATTCGCTCGTGCCTCCGGTGTCAACGCGGACCTGATCACGCACGACCGCAAGGCTGCGGTCGTTCAACTGCCAAGTGGCGAAGTCAAACGCCTCGACCCACAGTGTCGGGCGACCGTCGGCGTCGTTGCCGGCGGCGGCCGAACCGAGAAGCCGTTCGTCAAGGCAGGAAAGAAACACCACAAAATGCGCGCCCGCGGGATCAAGTGGCCGCGCGTTCGCGGGGTTGCCATGAACGCCGTCGACCACCCATTCGGTGGTGGCGGTCGCCAGCACCCCGGACGTCCGAAATCCGTCTCCAAGAACGCACCACCGGGACGGAAAGTCGGTGACATCGCCTCCCGGCGCACCGGTCGAGGTGGAAACAAATGA
- the trxA gene encoding thioredoxin — MAGDEELERIREQKRQELRDRVEGTGGKSVGSGDESATESPDEPIGITGPDHFGDVLETHSRVLVDFYADWCGPCQMLAPVLDRLAAETPGTIAKVDTEALPQLAQQYGVRGLPTLILFENGEPAQQLVGMQQESTLRSLLTA, encoded by the coding sequence ATGGCTGGAGACGAAGAACTCGAGCGTATTCGAGAGCAAAAGCGTCAGGAGCTACGCGACCGCGTCGAGGGAACCGGCGGCAAGTCGGTCGGTTCCGGGGATGAAAGCGCGACCGAAAGCCCGGACGAGCCAATCGGGATCACTGGCCCGGACCACTTCGGTGACGTGCTCGAGACCCACTCGCGGGTGCTGGTCGATTTCTACGCCGACTGGTGTGGCCCGTGTCAGATGCTCGCGCCGGTGCTGGACCGACTGGCCGCTGAGACACCGGGGACGATTGCGAAAGTCGATACGGAGGCACTCCCACAACTCGCCCAGCAGTACGGCGTTCGGGGGCTTCCAACGCTAATTCTGTTCGAGAACGGAGAGCCAGCACAGCAACTCGTCGGAATGCAACAGGAGTCGACGCTTCGGTCGCTGCTCACGGCATAG
- a CDS encoding NAD-dependent epimerase/dehydratase family protein yields the protein MNVLVTGATGGIGSWVVDRLAELGHDVVGVDLERPPKTRENAHFYAADLTDQGQAWELIQTVDPDTIVHCASIPKMGIVPGTETFTNNVECTYNTFVAAGTVDADIVWTSSESIYGTPFAEDVWLPDYFPIDEAHPKRPEDPYGTSKLVGEELAEMVVRRDGISVTSIRPSWVNYPGDYDLTSVRESFDPATAEKSGNFWSYIDVRDVVSLIERALEAETEGHEAYLAVAETNYLGRETAETIEAVFGDLPADCDLTGEESAFSTAKARATFGWEPAHDWRDAETATVDGPSFL from the coding sequence ATGAATGTACTCGTCACCGGAGCAACAGGCGGGATCGGTAGCTGGGTCGTCGACCGACTCGCCGAATTGGGCCACGACGTGGTCGGTGTCGACCTCGAGCGGCCACCGAAAACTCGAGAAAACGCCCACTTCTACGCGGCCGACCTGACTGACCAGGGACAGGCCTGGGAGCTGATACAGACGGTCGACCCGGACACGATCGTCCACTGTGCGTCGATTCCAAAGATGGGAATCGTCCCCGGCACTGAAACCTTCACCAACAACGTCGAGTGTACGTACAACACGTTCGTCGCGGCGGGCACTGTGGATGCGGATATCGTCTGGACCTCGAGCGAGAGCATTTACGGGACGCCCTTCGCCGAAGACGTGTGGCTACCGGACTATTTCCCCATCGACGAGGCCCATCCCAAACGACCGGAGGACCCGTACGGAACCTCGAAACTCGTCGGTGAGGAGTTGGCGGAGATGGTCGTCCGTCGTGACGGAATTTCGGTCACCTCGATTCGTCCCTCGTGGGTGAACTATCCGGGCGACTACGATCTGACGAGCGTTCGGGAATCGTTCGATCCGGCCACCGCCGAGAAGTCCGGGAATTTCTGGTCGTACATCGACGTTCGGGACGTCGTCTCCCTGATCGAGCGGGCGCTCGAGGCCGAAACTGAGGGACACGAAGCGTATCTCGCCGTCGCGGAAACGAACTATCTTGGCCGGGAGACTGCAGAGACGATCGAAGCCGTCTTCGGTGACTTACCAGCGGACTGTGACCTGACTGGGGAGGAATCCGCTTTTTCGACGGCGAAGGCTCGAGCGACGTTTGGCTGGGAACCGGCACACGATTGGCGTGACGCCGAGACGGCGACCGTCGACGGGCCGTCCTTTCTGTGA
- a CDS encoding phosphatase PAP2 family protein has product MLFDPSTVEAVRDIAPLWLVVLLTVLSFLGSTFYQVPVLLTIYWVSARERAATWLGIVLGSYAFRSLLKHLNDIERPPVDPPIDPAAFPALVRPIYTHPAEIATTSFPSGHTLAATVLWGLLVVDTKIATRRTRVAVAGSVIFTVGLSRVVLGAHYIEDVVAGFLFGVLFLGVALSVRNRSPSSVGATFGLAGVLSLVVVSFTESTTGSVVLGVSLGALLVWHGRSHLESQASRQYTLGAGGVFVIVVALFSSVILELLLVGFLLGILAFWVPCQPRVRTTVTKLPFWRRLERR; this is encoded by the coding sequence ATGCTCTTTGATCCATCTACTGTCGAAGCCGTGCGGGATATTGCTCCGCTCTGGCTCGTAGTTTTGCTGACGGTGCTTTCGTTTCTGGGGAGCACGTTCTACCAGGTGCCGGTTTTGCTGACTATCTACTGGGTGAGTGCTCGAGAGCGGGCGGCAACGTGGCTCGGTATCGTCCTCGGGAGTTACGCGTTTCGAAGTCTACTCAAGCATCTGAACGATATCGAGCGTCCCCCGGTGGACCCACCGATCGATCCGGCGGCTTTTCCCGCCCTGGTCAGGCCGATTTACACACACCCGGCTGAAATCGCAACCACTTCGTTCCCGAGCGGGCACACGCTCGCGGCGACCGTCCTCTGGGGATTGCTGGTGGTCGATACGAAGATTGCCACCCGGCGAACGCGAGTTGCGGTGGCTGGATCGGTCATTTTCACTGTAGGCCTCTCGAGAGTCGTGCTCGGCGCTCATTACATCGAAGACGTCGTCGCCGGCTTCCTCTTCGGCGTGCTCTTTCTCGGCGTCGCACTGTCGGTCCGTAACCGCAGTCCTTCGTCGGTCGGTGCCACCTTCGGACTCGCCGGTGTCCTCTCTCTGGTCGTCGTTTCGTTCACCGAAAGCACGACCGGGAGCGTCGTACTCGGTGTCTCACTCGGTGCGTTGCTCGTCTGGCACGGGCGCTCTCACCTCGAGTCCCAGGCATCAAGACAGTACACGCTCGGTGCAGGCGGCGTGTTCGTTATCGTTGTCGCCCTGTTCTCGTCGGTCATCCTCGAACTCTTGCTCGTGGGTTTTTTACTCGGGATACTCGCGTTCTGGGTTCCGTGCCAGCCACGGGTTCGGACGACGGTAACGAAGCTGCCGTTCTGGCGTCGCCTCGAGCGTCGATAG
- a CDS encoding RNA methyltransferase: MTTSVLVPSSLSREAEDKREATRKLGYVARAATIFRADRLIVYPDRDGETGQFDGGFVETVLRYAATPPYLRKEAWGKRDELEAVGVLPPLRTPSQTGSESNGSGSSRQGIVTEVGPEGRVRVNCGLQHPISLNVPPSMAVQEGERVTVRISSRRPVRAKLVDESPPGFAVERTDLSAALGREDAGVRIAASRYGEPLTVGTLGTLAGRIERDGMTVAFGAPERGLPDILGIDQTAVEAAYSGQDDANVEPNDLETGFDLWLNTVPHQGSDVVRTEEALFATLAPLSLRT; the protein is encoded by the coding sequence ATGACCACAAGCGTACTCGTGCCGTCGTCACTCAGCCGGGAAGCCGAGGACAAACGCGAGGCAACTCGCAAACTCGGATACGTCGCTCGCGCGGCAACCATCTTCCGTGCTGATCGCCTCATCGTCTACCCAGATCGGGACGGCGAAACGGGGCAATTTGACGGCGGGTTCGTCGAAACCGTGTTACGGTACGCCGCGACGCCCCCATACCTCCGAAAGGAGGCCTGGGGCAAGCGGGACGAACTGGAGGCCGTGGGCGTCTTACCGCCGCTCCGCACTCCGTCACAGACCGGCTCCGAATCGAACGGTTCGGGGTCGTCAAGACAAGGAATCGTGACCGAGGTCGGACCTGAAGGGCGCGTCCGGGTCAATTGCGGCTTGCAACACCCGATCTCCCTCAACGTGCCGCCATCGATGGCGGTACAGGAGGGAGAGCGCGTGACCGTCAGGATCTCTTCGCGACGACCGGTCCGTGCGAAGCTCGTCGACGAATCCCCACCGGGATTTGCCGTCGAACGCACGGACCTCTCGGCAGCACTCGGCCGTGAGGACGCTGGCGTTCGCATCGCTGCGTCCCGCTACGGTGAACCGCTCACCGTCGGGACACTGGGAACGCTAGCCGGGCGCATCGAACGGGACGGTATGACCGTCGCCTTCGGCGCACCCGAACGAGGGTTGCCGGACATCCTGGGCATCGATCAAACGGCCGTCGAGGCCGCATACAGTGGCCAGGACGACGCAAACGTCGAACCCAACGATCTGGAAACGGGGTTCGACCTCTGGCTCAATACGGTTCCGCATCAGGGCAGCGACGTCGTGCGAACGGAAGAGGCTCTGTTCGCCACGCTCGCGCCCCTCTCACTGAGAACGTGA
- a CDS encoding 30S ribosomal protein S3, translated as MADEHQFIENGLQRSQIDEFFEEELGRAGYGGMDVAKTPMGTQIVLKAEKPGMVIGKGGENIRKVTTALEEKFNLEDPQIDVQEVEEPDLNARIVADRLANALERGWYFRKAGHTTIDRIMDAGALGAEIVLAGKVTGARSRVEKFNRGYIKHNGEPAEEVVDSGQGVAVMKLGTIGVNVKIIPPGAELPDDFRIRDDVDLEEVVPEAIEANEAEGVEELLEGEPEPEAEDLEADEAVDADEAVDIDEDVVEEVIEEEVVDETETDAGEAETAVDSEEDIEAELDELDEEIEAEAEDLVAEMEDDSEEDEE; from the coding sequence ATGGCAGACGAACATCAATTCATCGAAAACGGTCTGCAGCGGTCTCAGATTGACGAGTTCTTCGAGGAAGAACTCGGCCGTGCAGGCTACGGTGGTATGGACGTCGCCAAGACGCCGATGGGAACGCAGATCGTCCTCAAGGCCGAAAAGCCCGGGATGGTCATCGGCAAAGGCGGTGAGAACATTCGGAAGGTCACGACGGCACTCGAGGAGAAGTTCAATCTCGAGGACCCGCAGATCGACGTGCAGGAAGTCGAGGAACCGGACCTCAACGCCCGCATCGTCGCCGACCGACTGGCCAACGCACTCGAGCGTGGCTGGTACTTCCGAAAAGCCGGTCACACGACGATCGACCGGATCATGGACGCCGGCGCACTCGGTGCCGAAATCGTCCTTGCCGGGAAGGTCACCGGCGCACGCTCGCGCGTGGAGAAGTTCAACCGTGGTTACATCAAACACAACGGCGAGCCTGCCGAAGAGGTCGTCGACAGTGGCCAGGGCGTCGCAGTGATGAAACTTGGCACCATCGGTGTCAACGTCAAAATCATCCCACCGGGAGCCGAGCTCCCCGACGACTTCCGCATTCGCGACGATGTAGACCTCGAGGAAGTCGTTCCCGAGGCAATCGAGGCTAACGAGGCCGAAGGCGTCGAGGAACTGCTCGAGGGTGAGCCAGAGCCCGAAGCTGAGGACCTCGAGGCTGACGAAGCAGTCGACGCCGACGAAGCCGTCGATATCGACGAGGATGTCGTCGAAGAAGTCATCGAAGAGGAAGTCGTCGACGAAACCGAAACTGACGCCGGCGAGGCCGAAACCGCCGTCGACAGCGAGGAAGACATCGAAGCGGAACTCGACGAACTCGACGAGGAGATCGAAGCCGAAGCTGAAGATCTCGTCGCCGAAATGGAAGACGACTCTGAGGAGGATGAGGAATAA
- a CDS encoding 50S ribosomal protein L22, giving the protein MGINYSVDADPDTTAKAMLRERHMSNKHSKEIAREIKGRTVDDAADYLEAVIAGERSVPFRSHNSGVGHRSDIDGWDAGRYPEKASEAFLELLENVSANADHQGFDGGSMEIVHCAAHKVGESVGRKPRAMGRASAWNTPQVDVEIVVAEADTEEEGDD; this is encoded by the coding sequence ATGGGAATCAACTACTCAGTCGACGCCGACCCGGACACGACCGCGAAAGCGATGCTTCGGGAGCGTCACATGAGCAACAAGCACAGCAAAGAGATCGCCCGCGAGATCAAGGGTCGAACGGTCGACGACGCCGCCGACTATCTCGAGGCAGTGATCGCCGGGGAGCGTTCGGTTCCGTTCCGTTCGCACAACTCTGGCGTCGGCCACCGATCGGATATCGATGGCTGGGACGCCGGTCGATACCCCGAAAAAGCAAGCGAGGCGTTCCTCGAGTTGCTCGAGAACGTTTCGGCCAACGCCGACCACCAGGGCTTCGACGGTGGGTCGATGGAAATCGTCCACTGTGCAGCCCACAAAGTCGGCGAATCCGTCGGTCGCAAACCGCGAGCGATGGGACGTGCCTCCGCCTGGAACACGCCGCAGGTCGACGTCGAGATCGTCGTCGCCGAGGCGGACACCGAAGAGGAGGGTGACGACTAA
- a CDS encoding ribonuclease P protein component 1, producing the protein MALTPETLPRHELNGLPVRVVDSDDADRVGIEGRVVLETTKTLSIEVRNEGESRVLTVPKSGSVFEFAITDEAAGDEKSPGTASKLAETQPADDSADCAGEDVAYVTVDGSRLLSRPARRTETKGDSPWQ; encoded by the coding sequence ATGGCACTGACACCCGAAACACTCCCACGACACGAACTCAACGGCCTGCCCGTCCGGGTCGTCGATAGCGACGACGCCGATCGGGTCGGCATCGAGGGACGAGTCGTCCTCGAGACGACGAAGACTCTCTCCATAGAAGTTCGTAACGAGGGGGAGTCCCGGGTGCTCACCGTGCCGAAATCGGGCTCGGTATTCGAGTTCGCGATCACCGATGAAGCCGCCGGAGACGAGAAGTCTCCGGGGACTGCGTCCAAACTGGCCGAGACACAACCTGCCGACGACTCGGCAGACTGCGCTGGCGAGGACGTAGCCTACGTTACGGTCGATGGCTCGCGACTCCTCTCACGACCCGCCCGACGCACCGAAACGAAAGGTGACTCACCATGGCAATAG